The proteins below are encoded in one region of Reichenbachiella sp. 5M10:
- a CDS encoding acetyl-CoA carboxylase carboxyltransferase subunit alpha, with protein sequence MLLEFEKPIAELEEKLQDMRQLARTNDVDVSETVKSLEQKIEKLKKDTFQNLTRWQRVQLSRHPDRPYALDYIFEITDDFIEIHGDRNVKDDKAMIGGFGSIDGQTVMIIGQQKGRNTKQRQMRNFGMANPEGYRKALRLMKMAEKFGKPIVCLIDTPGAYPGLEAEERGQGEAIARNVKEMFMLTVPVICVIIGEGASGGAIGIGVGDRVLMMENTWYSVISPESCSSILWRSWEYKEQAAEALKLTANDMMGNKLIDGIISEPLGGAHTDMKAAAQELKKVILKDIKALSKVDARQRIDARIDKFSAMGAYA encoded by the coding sequence ATGCTATTAGAATTCGAAAAACCGATTGCTGAGTTAGAGGAAAAGTTGCAAGACATGAGGCAACTGGCTCGCACCAATGACGTGGATGTTTCTGAAACGGTAAAATCATTAGAACAAAAGATAGAAAAGTTGAAAAAGGATACTTTTCAGAATTTGACGCGCTGGCAGAGGGTACAGCTATCTAGGCACCCAGACAGACCCTATGCGTTGGATTATATCTTCGAAATCACAGACGACTTTATAGAGATTCATGGTGATCGCAATGTCAAAGATGACAAAGCAATGATTGGTGGGTTTGGATCCATAGATGGGCAGACTGTGATGATTATAGGGCAGCAAAAAGGCCGAAACACGAAGCAAAGACAAATGAGGAACTTTGGTATGGCCAATCCAGAAGGGTACCGTAAAGCGCTTCGATTGATGAAAATGGCTGAGAAGTTCGGTAAGCCAATTGTATGTTTGATCGACACTCCTGGAGCTTATCCGGGGCTGGAGGCTGAGGAGAGAGGGCAAGGTGAAGCCATTGCTCGCAATGTCAAAGAAATGTTTATGTTGACAGTGCCTGTGATCTGCGTGATTATTGGTGAGGGAGCTTCAGGTGGAGCCATTGGTATCGGTGTAGGAGATCGTGTACTCATGATGGAAAACACTTGGTATTCTGTGATTTCTCCAGAGTCATGTTCGTCGATATTGTGGCGTAGCTGGGAGTACAAGGAGCAAGCAGCAGAGGCTCTTAAGTTGACCGCCAACGATATGATGGGGAATAAGCTCATTGATGGGATCATCTCAGAGCCGTTGGGAGGCGCACATACGGATATGAAGGCTGCAGCCCAAGAGCTAAAAAAAGTGATATTGAAAGATATCAAAGCACTGAGTAAAGTTGATGCACGTCAACGCATCGATGCGAGAATAGATAAGTTTAGCGCCATGGGCGCATACGCATAA
- a CDS encoding 1-acyl-sn-glycerol-3-phosphate acyltransferase, whose product MIRLIFLAVFKLVGWRIDGNLSQGLKKCVLIIAPHTSNWDFVIGVMSRSICGFQANYLIKKEFFKLKPLAWFFKVTGGIPVDRKNKKVDVVGSVVEKFQSRESLVLTITPEGTRSYVKEWKTGFYRIALRAQVPIVLVGFDYSKRLVRFIEEFSPTGHMDEDMAYIKSLYLDVKGKHPELGVY is encoded by the coding sequence ATGATTAGACTCATTTTTTTAGCCGTTTTCAAGCTGGTGGGTTGGCGGATAGACGGCAACCTCTCGCAGGGGCTAAAAAAATGTGTTTTGATAATTGCTCCACATACCAGTAATTGGGATTTTGTGATTGGTGTGATGTCCCGTTCGATTTGTGGTTTTCAGGCCAATTACCTTATCAAGAAAGAGTTCTTTAAATTGAAACCCCTTGCGTGGTTTTTTAAGGTGACTGGGGGGATTCCTGTGGATCGCAAAAACAAGAAGGTAGATGTTGTTGGAAGTGTTGTAGAGAAATTTCAATCTCGGGAGAGCCTTGTACTGACCATCACACCAGAAGGGACACGCTCTTATGTCAAAGAGTGGAAAACGGGGTTTTATAGAATTGCACTTCGTGCTCAAGTTCCTATTGTTCTGGTAGGGTTTGATTATTCTAAAAGGCTTGTTCGTTTCATAGAGGAATTTAGTCCGACTGGACATATGGATGAGGACATGGCTTACATTAAGTCCTTGTACTTGGATGTCAAAGGGAAGCACCCTGAGTTAGGTGTATATTAG
- the yidD gene encoding membrane protein insertion efficiency factor YidD translates to MLRTIIKKIAIFPILIYQYSISPMFPSSCRYSPTCSQYMKEAIMKHGAWKGVRLGIKRIGKCHPWGGSGYDPVP, encoded by the coding sequence ATGCTTAGAACGATCATCAAAAAAATAGCCATCTTTCCGATATTGATTTACCAGTACAGCATATCTCCGATGTTTCCTTCGTCCTGTCGATATTCACCAACTTGTTCGCAGTATATGAAGGAGGCCATCATGAAACATGGGGCATGGAAGGGTGTCCGGTTGGGGATCAAACGAATCGGAAAATGTCACCCATGGGGGGGGAGTGGTTACGATCCTGTTCCCTAG
- a CDS encoding fatty acid desaturase, translated as MEKKNGFYWSDEREPHFNRRKEILAKYPQVRDLFGIDKGLKFKTLALVVFQLATAPFIAELAWYWYIPLAYLVGASVSHTLFLAIHEISHDLAFKNRVPNNWLALIANIPILFPYAMSFRTYHLKHHWEQGDVNHDTDLPTDGERKVFQGFIGKLLWATNQILFYALRPMFVHPIKYEKWHKINIVFQLIAVAVYWYFVGYGAILYLLLSIFLAGSLHPLAGHFIAEHYVFKEGQETYSYYGPLNIFALNVGYHNEHHDFPNVPGTRLPEVKKTAPDFYDHLFTHKSWSNVIIQFIANPRITLGSRVRRRR; from the coding sequence GTGGAAAAGAAGAACGGTTTTTATTGGTCCGACGAGAGAGAGCCTCATTTCAACAGAAGGAAAGAGATACTTGCAAAGTATCCACAGGTACGTGATTTGTTTGGGATCGACAAAGGACTCAAATTCAAAACCTTGGCTCTGGTGGTGTTTCAATTGGCCACAGCTCCATTTATTGCAGAGTTAGCATGGTATTGGTATATACCATTGGCTTATCTTGTTGGAGCTTCCGTGAGTCATACACTTTTTTTGGCCATTCACGAGATTAGTCACGATTTGGCCTTCAAGAATCGTGTGCCCAACAACTGGCTTGCGCTAATTGCTAATATTCCGATTTTGTTTCCTTATGCTATGTCGTTTAGGACCTATCATCTCAAGCATCACTGGGAGCAAGGAGATGTAAACCATGATACTGATTTGCCAACAGACGGAGAACGAAAAGTTTTCCAAGGATTTATTGGGAAGCTGCTTTGGGCGACCAATCAAATATTGTTTTATGCTTTGAGGCCGATGTTTGTGCATCCGATCAAGTATGAGAAATGGCACAAAATCAACATCGTATTTCAGCTGATCGCTGTAGCGGTTTATTGGTATTTTGTAGGGTATGGGGCGATTCTGTACTTGCTGTTGAGTATCTTCTTGGCGGGTAGTTTACACCCTCTGGCAGGGCATTTCATTGCCGAGCACTATGTGTTCAAAGAAGGACAAGAGACGTATTCGTACTATGGGCCGCTTAATATCTTTGCGCTAAACGTAGGTTATCACAACGAACACCATGATTTTCCAAATGTACCGGGCACACGGCTACCTGAGGTCAAGAAAACGGCGCCTGATTTTTATGATCATTTGTTTACACACAAGTCTTGGTCCAATGTTATTATTCAGTTCATTGCTAATCCTCGGATTACACTAGGTAGTCGAGTCAGGAGACGCCGATAA
- the fmt gene encoding methionyl-tRNA formyltransferase: protein MKIVFMGTPEFAVPSLQILVENGLDVVGVITAPDKPKGRGKKLQGTPVKDYAVSVGLNVLQPTNLKAPEFIEELQALQADLQVVVAFRMLPEVVWNMPSGGTFNLHASLLPQYRGAAPINWAIINGEKETGATTFFLQHEIDTGNVIDQIHEPIHTDDNVGDVYERLMNHGAELVLHTVRKIEAGTIETQPQAESGTLNSAPKIHKETCRINWDQPAESVRNFVRGLSPYPAAWTLWNEKVFKIYKTTHAENREGEALKVGGYLTDGKTYFSVKTQEGFLDVLEIQMEGKKRMGITDLLRGYKFD, encoded by the coding sequence ATGAAAATAGTATTTATGGGTACGCCAGAGTTTGCTGTACCTAGTTTGCAAATATTGGTAGAAAACGGTTTGGATGTCGTCGGAGTGATCACAGCTCCTGACAAACCTAAGGGGCGGGGCAAAAAGCTGCAAGGCACTCCTGTCAAGGATTATGCAGTGAGTGTAGGACTCAACGTGCTACAGCCTACCAATCTAAAAGCTCCTGAGTTCATCGAGGAGCTTCAGGCTCTTCAGGCAGATCTACAGGTTGTAGTGGCTTTTCGTATGCTCCCTGAGGTGGTTTGGAACATGCCTTCAGGAGGTACATTTAACCTTCATGCATCGCTGTTGCCACAGTACCGTGGAGCTGCTCCGATCAATTGGGCAATCATCAACGGGGAGAAGGAGACGGGAGCCACGACTTTTTTTCTTCAACATGAGATTGATACGGGGAATGTGATAGATCAAATCCACGAACCAATACACACTGATGACAATGTCGGGGATGTCTACGAGCGGTTGATGAATCACGGTGCAGAACTAGTGCTACATACAGTAAGGAAAATTGAGGCGGGGACGATTGAAACTCAACCCCAAGCGGAGTCTGGTACACTCAATTCTGCTCCTAAGATTCATAAAGAAACTTGTCGCATCAACTGGGACCAACCCGCTGAGTCCGTACGTAATTTTGTCCGGGGTCTGTCTCCTTATCCAGCAGCTTGGACGCTCTGGAATGAAAAGGTCTTCAAAATATACAAGACAACGCATGCTGAGAACCGAGAGGGAGAGGCTTTGAAAGTGGGGGGGTACCTCACAGATGGCAAGACTTATTTTAGCGTGAAAACGCAAGAGGGGTTTCTCGATGTCTTAGAAATACAGATGGAAGGCAAGAAGCGTATGGGAATCACCGATTTGCTCAGAGGATACAAATTTGACTAA
- a CDS encoding dihydrofolate reductase, translating into MKISMIAAMSSNRVIGINNDLPWHLPDDMKYFMETTKHHCVIMGRKNYESLPPKFRPLPDRTNLVVTRQGDYETPGCERFDSIEAAIEFARNTGEEELFIIGGGQIYQLGQALADKIYLTEIHADIEGGEVFFPELTSDWLEKTRTAHGVDERHQYAFDFVTYERG; encoded by the coding sequence ATGAAGATATCAATGATAGCGGCCATGTCGAGCAATCGAGTCATTGGCATCAACAATGATCTGCCGTGGCATTTGCCCGATGATATGAAGTATTTTATGGAGACGACTAAGCATCATTGCGTGATTATGGGGCGCAAGAACTATGAATCCTTGCCTCCAAAATTTCGTCCATTGCCGGACCGAACCAATTTGGTGGTGACGAGGCAGGGGGATTATGAAACCCCTGGATGTGAACGATTTGATAGCATCGAAGCAGCCATTGAGTTTGCTCGTAATACCGGTGAAGAGGAGCTTTTCATCATTGGTGGGGGGCAGATATATCAACTGGGACAGGCCTTGGCAGATAAAATTTATCTCACAGAGATCCATGCAGATATCGAGGGAGGAGAGGTTTTTTTTCCTGAGCTGACCAGCGACTGGCTAGAAAAAACGAGGACAGCACATGGGGTGGATGAGCGACATCAGTATGCGTTTGATTTTGTGACCTACGAACGCGGATAA
- a CDS encoding SDR family oxidoreductase: MKYFEGKHIWIVGASSGLGEGLTHFLSDVDCTLILSARREEELHRVKDANRGRKAKFVIAPLDLTNPEMIDACVADVERQLGYIDILVQSGGISQRDTVLRTSMEVQRKIMEVNYFGAIHLSRAVLPKMVERKSGLHVVVTSAVGIISTPYRSGYSASKHALHGFFDALRAEQHQNNVKVTLLCPGYVHTNISYNALMGDGSQQLKLDNAQANGLSVDEFCKIATKAIAAEKEEVYIGGFKEVMGIYVKRFFPSLFSRIVRKIAVT; the protein is encoded by the coding sequence ATGAAATACTTCGAAGGGAAACACATATGGATTGTCGGTGCATCGAGTGGGCTAGGAGAAGGATTGACTCATTTTCTTAGTGATGTAGACTGTACTTTGATTTTGTCGGCACGTAGAGAAGAAGAGCTTCACCGTGTCAAGGATGCCAATCGAGGTAGAAAGGCAAAATTTGTGATTGCACCTTTGGATCTCACGAATCCAGAGATGATCGATGCGTGTGTAGCAGATGTAGAACGTCAGTTGGGGTATATCGATATACTCGTGCAAAGCGGTGGGATAAGTCAGCGAGATACTGTGCTTCGTACCTCGATGGAGGTACAGCGCAAAATCATGGAGGTTAACTATTTTGGTGCAATACACCTGTCTAGGGCTGTCTTGCCTAAGATGGTCGAGCGCAAGTCAGGTTTGCATGTAGTAGTGACGAGTGCGGTGGGTATAATCAGTACGCCGTATCGGTCGGGTTATTCTGCTTCTAAACATGCTTTGCATGGATTTTTTGATGCTTTACGTGCCGAGCAGCATCAAAACAACGTCAAAGTGACTCTGTTGTGTCCTGGGTACGTACATACCAATATTTCTTACAACGCGCTCATGGGAGATGGCTCTCAGCAATTGAAATTAGACAATGCACAAGCTAACGGCCTGTCCGTTGATGAATTTTGCAAGATTGCTACCAAGGCCATCGCTGCAGAGAAAGAGGAAGTCTACATTGGTGGTTTCAAAGAGGTGATGGGGATCTATGTCAAGCGGTTCTTTCCAAGTTTGTTTTCGCGCATCGTGCGTAAAATTGCTGTAACCTAA
- a CDS encoding ATP-binding protein, with amino-acid sequence MHKITFYFLLLLSICFHFQPSHASDLTWQQAQLDGGGLLTIQYKLNEPFLIANDSLWIEGMEYDMMIGFQHYLLNHYGVVLKYEWVERQSLVEIFERIQTINKPGEIGLDIISWTADREKNVKFSEPYFPDFQVLIANRSSPTVLQLGDFVQSYNHHTAITVAGTTYEKNLQEIKSSAGLDFEIKYIEKSTEIVQHVIRTPGSFGYIDLTRYLLALDNNLPVKRLNAYAVKGHGLGVIFNKNSDWEVPFNEYLASQEFDRIRDRGLDKYFGPDFQAFIDNLEDHKNEEVVLLMQEKKFMDEEIDNQMIQVEKQTRLRNVLLLSVGMVLMVSFFLYNRYKIKSKANQELTAQRQIIENQNVQLEENVKKLVELNEDKNSFIRILSHDLRAPINNINGISRILLSDAEDLKPDQSKLLLHVSDESKRLSDMVTRILDVEKMESETEEEFVRVDIHGVLSRVVTNFAPTAESKGISLRQDLVEGTFVMGLEEFFFHVFDNVLSNAIKFSPQGASIYVNSTVVENHVEVRIKDEGPGISKEDQKKMFKKFQMLSAKATAGEKSSGLGLSIVSKYIKLLDGQLTCESKVGEGTTFVIHFAAC; translated from the coding sequence ATGCATAAGATTACATTCTATTTTCTTTTACTCCTTTCGATATGTTTTCATTTTCAACCTAGCCACGCGAGTGACCTCACATGGCAGCAAGCTCAGTTGGATGGAGGAGGTTTGCTTACTATTCAGTACAAACTCAATGAACCGTTTCTTATTGCCAATGACAGCTTATGGATTGAGGGAATGGAGTACGATATGATGATTGGGTTTCAGCATTATTTGCTCAACCATTATGGAGTTGTACTCAAGTACGAATGGGTAGAACGACAAAGTTTGGTAGAGATATTTGAGCGCATACAAACGATCAATAAGCCTGGAGAGATTGGTTTAGATATTATTTCTTGGACCGCAGATCGCGAAAAAAATGTCAAGTTTTCCGAACCTTACTTTCCGGATTTTCAGGTGTTGATTGCCAACCGGTCCAGCCCTACTGTACTTCAGCTAGGAGATTTTGTTCAAAGTTACAATCATCACACGGCGATCACTGTGGCAGGTACTACCTATGAAAAGAACCTTCAAGAGATCAAATCTTCAGCTGGTTTGGATTTTGAGATAAAATATATAGAGAAGAGCACGGAGATTGTTCAACATGTTATTCGGACACCCGGTAGTTTTGGTTATATCGATTTGACACGTTATCTGTTGGCTTTGGATAACAATCTGCCGGTCAAACGCCTCAATGCCTACGCGGTAAAGGGACATGGTTTGGGGGTGATTTTTAATAAGAATTCGGACTGGGAGGTGCCGTTCAATGAGTACCTCGCCAGTCAAGAATTTGACCGTATCAGAGACCGAGGATTGGATAAGTATTTTGGGCCGGATTTTCAAGCATTCATTGATAATCTCGAAGATCATAAAAACGAAGAGGTCGTACTCCTGATGCAAGAGAAGAAGTTTATGGACGAGGAGATAGACAATCAGATGATTCAAGTGGAAAAGCAAACGAGATTGAGGAATGTTCTATTGCTGAGTGTGGGAATGGTTCTAATGGTTAGTTTTTTTCTTTACAATCGATACAAGATTAAATCGAAAGCCAATCAGGAATTGACCGCTCAGCGTCAGATCATAGAAAATCAAAATGTACAGCTCGAAGAAAACGTCAAGAAATTGGTCGAACTCAACGAGGATAAAAATAGTTTTATCCGTATCCTGTCTCACGATTTGCGTGCTCCGATCAATAATATCAATGGGATATCTCGTATCCTGTTGAGTGATGCGGAGGATTTGAAACCCGACCAGTCCAAACTGCTGCTTCATGTATCGGATGAGTCCAAGCGGTTGAGTGATATGGTGACACGTATTTTAGATGTGGAAAAAATGGAGTCAGAGACGGAGGAAGAGTTTGTCAGGGTGGATATTCATGGTGTATTGTCGCGAGTAGTGACGAATTTTGCGCCGACGGCTGAGTCGAAGGGAATTTCATTGCGGCAGGATTTGGTGGAGGGCACTTTTGTGATGGGACTGGAGGAGTTTTTCTTTCATGTATTTGATAACGTCCTATCCAACGCGATCAAGTTTTCGCCACAAGGCGCTAGTATCTACGTCAACTCTACCGTGGTAGAAAATCATGTAGAAGTGAGAATCAAGGATGAAGGACCTGGTATCTCCAAGGAGGATCAAAAGAAGATGTTTAAGAAATTTCAGATGCTCAGCGCCAAAGCTACAGCGGGAGAAAAGTCTTCGGGATTGGGATTGTCCATCGTCAGCAAGTATATCAAGTTGCTAGATGGGCAGTTGACTTGTGAGTCAAAGGTAGGGGAGGGTACGACATTTGTAATCCATTTTGCTGCATGCTAG
- a CDS encoding DUF3307 domain-containing protein, with the protein MISLLLKLLIAHTLGDFVLQPDEWVVDKRLKKHRSRFLYLHVLVHVLTLLVLLQFDWNYVPLMVVIAVSHFFIDLVKLHLDSVVNTRLLFVIDQVAHLLIIGALVYFHEPFAIDFGVLYANSSLLLIFALLSITSISSIVMRLIMSRWTLNEDSENDSLAQAGKYIGILERLFVFGFIVLNQWQAIGLLIAAKSVFRFSDLSKAKDRKLTEYILIGTLLSFGLAISIGLAYRYAHQSWC; encoded by the coding sequence ATGATCTCCCTTCTACTCAAACTATTAATTGCACATACGCTTGGTGACTTTGTACTACAACCCGATGAATGGGTCGTAGACAAACGCCTCAAAAAACATCGATCTAGATTCCTATACCTGCATGTCTTGGTACATGTTCTCACCCTGCTTGTACTGCTACAGTTTGACTGGAACTATGTACCACTGATGGTTGTGATTGCTGTCAGTCATTTCTTCATAGACTTGGTCAAACTCCATCTAGACTCAGTCGTCAATACCCGCCTACTATTTGTCATCGATCAAGTCGCTCACTTGCTCATCATTGGGGCCCTAGTCTACTTCCATGAACCCTTCGCTATTGATTTTGGGGTTTTGTATGCCAACTCATCACTCCTCTTAATCTTTGCCTTGCTGTCCATCACATCGATCTCCTCCATCGTGATGCGATTGATCATGAGTCGCTGGACACTCAACGAAGACAGTGAGAATGACTCGCTAGCCCAAGCCGGAAAATACATCGGAATTTTGGAGCGACTCTTTGTATTTGGCTTCATCGTACTCAATCAATGGCAGGCCATTGGGCTCTTGATTGCCGCGAAATCCGTCTTTCGATTCAGCGACCTATCCAAAGCCAAAGACCGTAAACTCACAGAATACATCTTGATTGGGACACTACTCAGCTTTGGATTGGCTATCTCTATCGGTCTAGCCTACCGCTATGCTCACCAGTCATGGTGCTAA
- a CDS encoding helix-turn-helix domain-containing protein produces MIAILTGDIINSQAGQPSDWLLKLKKVLNHYGTSPKQWEIYRGDSFQLSVAPKVALLAALHIKAAIKQTKNQDVRIALGIGQETHHAQNITESNGSAYVHSGEAFENMKKQTLVIQSEDPHWNDTLNLMLTLALLTANQWSSTVAKIITTVIEHPTKNQKDIAKLLNKSQSTISEALKRGGYEEVMNLNRYYTQQLDTL; encoded by the coding sequence CCGGAGATATCATCAATTCACAAGCAGGTCAACCCTCTGACTGGCTACTCAAGCTAAAAAAAGTACTCAACCACTATGGCACCTCTCCCAAACAATGGGAGATATATAGAGGTGACAGTTTCCAGTTATCCGTGGCTCCTAAGGTTGCTCTCCTTGCGGCCCTACATATCAAGGCTGCCATCAAACAAACGAAAAACCAAGACGTCCGCATTGCCCTTGGTATAGGCCAAGAAACACATCATGCACAAAACATCACTGAATCCAACGGCTCGGCCTACGTACACTCCGGAGAAGCCTTCGAGAACATGAAAAAACAAACCCTTGTCATCCAATCCGAAGACCCACACTGGAATGACACACTCAACCTTATGCTCACTCTCGCACTACTGACAGCCAACCAATGGAGTAGTACTGTAGCAAAAATCATCACGACAGTAATCGAACACCCTACCAAAAATCAAAAAGATATCGCCAAATTGCTCAACAAGTCCCAAAGTACGATCAGTGAAGCATTGAAAAGAGGAGGATACGAAGAAGTAATGAATCTCAACCGCTACTACACGCAACAACTAGACACGCTATGA